The DNA segment AGGCAACCCGTAACGGTAAAGCGGTTTAGCTCTCCCGGCACTACGTCCAGCTCGCAGTATTGCGCGTCAGGGGAGCCTTTGGCCAAGGTGCGCACTTCGCTAAACATATGTACGGGATAATACGACGCGACGCGGATAAACGCGGTATCACCGGCTTTCGGCGCGCTATAAAGTGAAATCGAGAAACAGTTGCGATCGACAATAGCTGCCGCAGGTGGTGCACTAAAGCACTGGGTCATGTCATTCCATGGCCATCCGGGCGCTTTGTCATGGCTGGCAAACACGGAGGTATCGATCAAAATATCCCCCGTAATTTCATTGATGCCCTGTTTTTTCAGCGCCGTCACCATATTGCGGATATGCTGGCGCCGCAGCGTTGGATCACCGCCAAAGCGAACGATTAAGTCGCCTTTTAGCTTTCCGTCGCTAATAGAACCACGGGTTTCCATGGTGGTTGAAAAGCGATAGTCAGGCCCGAGCTGAAGCAGTGCCGCTAGTGCAGTGATGACTTTTTGCGTACTAGCAGGCAACGCCATTTGCTGCCCATGAAAATCAATGGCAGGGGTCGGGGAGCCTATTTTTTGCACCAAAAGGGCTAAGTTAGCGCCATCTGGCAAATATTGGGTGTAATCTTGGACGGGCGCAGCTTGAGTACTAAAAGCTAAGGCACAAGCCAATCCACTGATAATTCGTGAAAATTGCATAATCCCGGGATAACTACAGAGTAACGTGCCTGTCATACTACGGTGCATCTAGGGTTAAAGTAAACGATGATACTTGCTGAACTCTACGTTAAAATAGCCGTCAAAATGCAAAATCGATTTTAACTTGGGTTTTTTGACCCCGAGTTAATATTTTTTTATTCAACGCCAAGGTCTGAGGGCGCATTTTCGAACCTTCAGCCGATCGCTTCCGGCCATCCATCGATGGCGTCAGGATGAGGGCGACTTAAGCAGAATAGATTTAAGGTGACTAAATTATGAACCAGATTCCTATGACGTTGCGTGGCGCAGAAAAACTGCGTGAAGAGTTAGAGTATTTGAAAGGTACTCGCCGTCCGCAAATCATTGCCGACATCGCCGATGCGCGCGAGCATGGTGACTTGAAAGAGAACGCCGAATACCACGCAGCTCGTGAACAGCAAGGTTTCTGTGAAGGCCGCATTCAGGAAATCGAAGCGAAGCTTTCAAACGCTAACGTGATTGATGTTACTAAAATTCCAAATACTGGCCGTGTGATTTTTGGTTGTACGGTAAGCGTTGAGAACCTCGACACTGAAGATAAGCTGACTTATTCGATCGTGGGCGATGATGAAGCTGATTTTAAACACAACCGCATCTCGGTGAACTCACCGATTGCACGCGGTCTTATCGGCAAAGAACAGGGGGATATTGTGGTGATCAAAACTCCTGGTGGCGAAGTTGAATTCGAAATTTTGAAGGTCGAATACATCTGATTTTTCTTGATGTTGCTGAGAGTTTGTACAATCGGCAATAAGTTTTGTAAAGATAAGAAAAAGGCCGCAATGCGGCCTTTCTATTAGGGTGAGAAAGCATCTCAGTTTGTGCTATATCTTTTCTTTATACGAAAAGGTATTAACGCGGTAAACTGATCTTGCGTTCTTGGCTTGGGCGGTAAATGACTAATACGTTACCGATCAGCTGCACTTGACACGCACCAGTTTCTCGGACGATGGCGTCAGCAATCAAGGTTTTGGTTTCGCGCTCTTCAGCGGCAATTTTCACCTTGATGAGTTCATGATGCGTTAGCGCCTGTTCAATTTCAGCGAGAACACCTTCAGTCAAACCATTGTTGCCTAATTGCACAACAGGTTTGAGCGGATGGGCCAAGCTTTTTAGGTGCTGTTTTTGCTTGTTATTCAGATTCATCGTCTTTTTTGCTTAGGTTGGGATTGAAAACGGTACATTCTACCGCCATCTCCAGTGTATCACCAAATCGGTCTTACATTGTCATGGACACTCCGAAGCAACTGAGTGGATGAAACTGTTGTTTAGAGAGTTAATATCAGATGGGTAAAAAACGTTCCGCCAGCTCAAACCGCTGGATGCACGAACACTTTAGTGACAAATATGTCATTCAGGCGCAGAAAAAGGGACTTCGTTCTCGTGCTTGGTTTAAACTTGATGAAATACAAAGCACTGACAAACTGTTTAAACCTGGGATGACCGTTGTTGACTTGGGTGCTGCGCCGGGAGGATGGTCACAGTATGTGGTCACACAAATCGGAAACAGTGGGCGAGTGATTGCCTGCGATATTCTGCCTATGGATCCTATCGTTGGTGTCGATTTCCTTCAGGGCGATTTTCGTGATGAATTAGTTCTCAAAGCGCTGACCGAACGCGTGGGTGAGGATAAAGTACAGGTTGTGATGTCGGATATGGCTCCCAACATGAGTGGTACGCCGTCGGTAGATATTCCGCGCTCAATGTATCTGGTTGAATTAGCGCTGGAAATGGCCAAGGATGTTTTAGCTCCTGGCGGTAGTTTTTTGGTGAAAGTGTTCCAGGGAGAGGGCTTTGATGAGTACCTTACGCAGATCCGCTCCCTGTTTACGAAGGTTAAGATTCGTAAGCCTGATGCATCCCGAGCACGTTCGCGGGAAGTATACATCGTAGCGACAGGGCGGAAACTATAGTACCCTGATGCTTATTGTTAACACAGTTGTAATATGAGGTTAATCCCTTGAGTGACATGGCGAAAAACCTAATCCTCTGGCTGGTCATCGCAGTAGTGCTGATGTCTGTGTTCCAGAGCTTTGGGCCCAGCGAATCGAACAGCCGTAGGGTGGATTACTCTACGTTCCTAACTGAGGTTAATCAGGATCAGGTACGTGAGGTCCGTATTAATGGACGTGAAATTAACGTAATCAAGAAAGACAGCGGCAAATACACCACCTACATTCCAGTTAACGATCCTAAGCTGTTGGATTCTCTGTTAACGAAGAATGTAAAAGTGGTTGGTGAACCGCCGGAAGAGCCAAGCTTGCTGGCTTCAATCTTCATTTCTTGGTTCCCAATGCTATTGCTTATTGGGGTCTGGATCTTCTTTATGCGTCAGATGCAGGGCGGCGGTGGCAAAGGTGCCATGTCGTTCGGTAAGAGCAAAGCTCGCATGCTGACCGAAGATCAGATCAAAACCACTTTTGCAGACGTCGCCGGTTGTGACGAAGCAAAAGAAGAAGTTGCCGAATTAGTGGAATACCTGCGTGACCCAAGCCGTTTCCAGAAACTGGGCGGTAAGATCCCGACAGGCATCTTGATGGTTGGTCCTCCAGGTACAGGTAAAACCTTGCTGGCTAAAGCCATCGCGGGTGAAGCTAAAGTTCCGTTCTTTACTATTTCCGGTTCTGACTTTGTTGAAATGTTCGTCGGTGTGGGTGCATCCCGTGTCCGTGACATGTTTGAACAGGCGAAGAAAGCAGCCCCATGTATCATCTTCATCGATGAAATTGACGCCGTAGGCCGTCAACGTGGTGCGGGTTTAGGCGGTGGTCACGATGAACGTGAACAAACCCTGAACCAGATGCTGGTTGAGATGGATGGTTTTGAAGGTAACGAAGGTATCATCGTTATTGCCGCAACTAACCGCCCAGACGTACTGGACCCTGCGCTGCTGCGTCCAGGCCGTTTCGACCGTCAGGTTGTGGTTGGTTTGCCAGACGTACGTGGTCGTGAGCAGATCCTGAAAGTTCATATGCGTCGCGTGCCATTGGCAACAGACATTGATGCATCTGTTATTGCACGTGGTACGCCAGGCTTCTCCGGTGCTGATTTGGCTAACTTAGTTAACGAAGCTGCCTTGTTTGCTGCCCGTACTAACAAACGCGTTGTATCGATGGTTGAGTTTGAAAAAGCCAAAGATAAGATCATGATGGGCGCAGAGCGTCGTTCTATGGTCATGACCGAAGAGCAGAAAGAATCTACCGCGTATCATGAAGCAGGCCATGCGATCATCGGTCGTCTGGTTCCTGAACATGACCCGGTACACAAAGTCACTATTATTCCGCGCGGTCGTGCGTTAGGTGTGACCTTCTTCCTGCCACAGGGCGACGCTATCAGCTACAGCCGTCAGAAGCTGGAAAGTATGATTTCCGTTGCCTACGGTGGTCGTTTGGCTGAAGAACTGATTTACGGCGTTGAAAATGTTTCTACTGGCGCATCACAGGACATCAAACAGGCGACCACAATCGCTCGTAACATGGTGACCCAATGGGGCTTCTCAGAAAAACTGGGTCCATTGCTGTATGCGGAAGAAGAAGGTGAAGTGTTCTTAGGTCGTTCGGTTTCTAAGACAAAACACATGTCTGACGAAACTGCACGCATCATCGACCAAGAAGTGAAAGCATTGATTGAGCGTAACTATGCGCGCACGCGCCAGTTGCTGGAAGACAATATGGATATCATGCATGCGATGAAAGATGCATTGATGAAATATGAAACTATCGATGCTCCGCAGGTTGATGATCTAATGGCTCGCCGCGAAGTTCGTCCACCGGCTGGCTGGGAAGAAGAGCAAAATAACCGTTCAGACAACGGTGGCGCTCCTCAAGCTCCAGTGAATAAGCCAGCGGAAGAACAGCTGA comes from the Hafnia alvei genome and includes:
- the greA gene encoding transcription elongation factor GreA, which gives rise to MNQIPMTLRGAEKLREELEYLKGTRRPQIIADIADAREHGDLKENAEYHAAREQQGFCEGRIQEIEAKLSNANVIDVTKIPNTGRVIFGCTVSVENLDTEDKLTYSIVGDDEADFKHNRISVNSPIARGLIGKEQGDIVVIKTPGGEVEFEILKVEYI
- the yhbY gene encoding ribosome assembly RNA-binding protein YhbY; translation: MNLNNKQKQHLKSLAHPLKPVVQLGNNGLTEGVLAEIEQALTHHELIKVKIAAEERETKTLIADAIVRETGACQVQLIGNVLVIYRPSQERKISLPR
- the rlmE gene encoding 23S rRNA (uridine(2552)-2'-O)-methyltransferase RlmE gives rise to the protein MGKKRSASSNRWMHEHFSDKYVIQAQKKGLRSRAWFKLDEIQSTDKLFKPGMTVVDLGAAPGGWSQYVVTQIGNSGRVIACDILPMDPIVGVDFLQGDFRDELVLKALTERVGEDKVQVVMSDMAPNMSGTPSVDIPRSMYLVELALEMAKDVLAPGGSFLVKVFQGEGFDEYLTQIRSLFTKVKIRKPDASRARSREVYIVATGRKL
- the ftsH gene encoding ATP-dependent zinc metalloprotease FtsH, which produces MAKNLILWLVIAVVLMSVFQSFGPSESNSRRVDYSTFLTEVNQDQVREVRINGREINVIKKDSGKYTTYIPVNDPKLLDSLLTKNVKVVGEPPEEPSLLASIFISWFPMLLLIGVWIFFMRQMQGGGGKGAMSFGKSKARMLTEDQIKTTFADVAGCDEAKEEVAELVEYLRDPSRFQKLGGKIPTGILMVGPPGTGKTLLAKAIAGEAKVPFFTISGSDFVEMFVGVGASRVRDMFEQAKKAAPCIIFIDEIDAVGRQRGAGLGGGHDEREQTLNQMLVEMDGFEGNEGIIVIAATNRPDVLDPALLRPGRFDRQVVVGLPDVRGREQILKVHMRRVPLATDIDASVIARGTPGFSGADLANLVNEAALFAARTNKRVVSMVEFEKAKDKIMMGAERRSMVMTEEQKESTAYHEAGHAIIGRLVPEHDPVHKVTIIPRGRALGVTFFLPQGDAISYSRQKLESMISVAYGGRLAEELIYGVENVSTGASQDIKQATTIARNMVTQWGFSEKLGPLLYAEEEGEVFLGRSVSKTKHMSDETARIIDQEVKALIERNYARTRQLLEDNMDIMHAMKDALMKYETIDAPQVDDLMARREVRPPAGWEEEQNNRSDNGGAPQAPVNKPAEEQLNTPSSDDNITTGNTGEK